A stretch of Gemmatimonas aurantiaca T-27 DNA encodes these proteins:
- a CDS encoding DUF1269 domain-containing protein — protein MSDATARRILIASFNTLSGAESGVALLKSAAIGLGNVAVITRDDSGEVKFTESQDWGVGKSALIGAVAGLILPGVGTITLAAGGALAAYFLDLGFPDSLLKQMGEGLTNNSSMLVALVDATSTSQASNVLTQAGAVVASTAETDLARAMASM, from the coding sequence ATGTCCGATGCCACGGCCCGTCGTATTCTCATCGCCAGCTTCAACACGCTCAGCGGCGCCGAGTCCGGCGTGGCGCTGCTCAAGTCCGCGGCGATTGGGCTGGGGAACGTCGCCGTCATCACCCGCGACGACAGCGGCGAGGTGAAGTTCACCGAATCGCAGGATTGGGGGGTGGGCAAGAGCGCACTCATTGGCGCGGTTGCCGGGCTCATTCTGCCGGGCGTTGGCACCATCACGCTTGCCGCCGGCGGCGCACTGGCCGCCTACTTTCTCGACCTGGGTTTTCCTGACAGCCTGTTGAAGCAGATGGGCGAAGGGCTCACCAACAACTCCTCGATGCTGGTGGCGTTGGTCGATGCGACCAGCACATCGCAGGCGAGCAATGTGTTGACGCAGGCCGGTGCCGTGGTCGCCAGCACGGCGGAGACCGATCTGGCCCGGGCGATGGCGTCCATGTAG
- a CDS encoding plasmid pRiA4b ORF-3 family protein yields MAKRARVAGHIPSAAPTDFVLRVHLESITPEIWRALRVPGEYTLAQLHRTLQLVFGWQDYHLHEFTIGTRRFEAPGEGAEGESTAMRLADLALVAGDRFLYRYDFGDDWAHVIEVQALESPADPAEPRWPLLLGGARAGPPEDCGGVAGYAELVTALARPRTKAGQTHRDWVGPTYDPAVFAAWHVGRMLTLAAAYGAL; encoded by the coding sequence ATGGCCAAGCGCGCACGCGTCGCCGGACACATCCCCTCGGCGGCGCCGACGGACTTCGTGCTCCGCGTACACCTGGAGTCGATAACCCCGGAGATCTGGCGTGCGCTCCGCGTGCCCGGTGAGTACACGCTGGCGCAACTGCATCGCACGTTGCAACTCGTCTTCGGTTGGCAGGACTATCATCTGCACGAGTTCACCATCGGCACTCGGCGCTTCGAGGCTCCAGGTGAGGGAGCGGAGGGAGAGTCCACGGCGATGCGTCTGGCTGATCTCGCCCTCGTGGCTGGCGATCGGTTCCTGTATCGCTACGATTTCGGCGATGACTGGGCCCATGTCATCGAAGTCCAGGCCTTGGAGTCGCCAGCGGACCCTGCTGAGCCCCGATGGCCGCTGCTACTGGGTGGCGCCCGCGCGGGGCCACCGGAGGACTGTGGTGGGGTTGCCGGTTACGCGGAGCTCGTGACGGCACTTGCGCGCCCGCGTACCAAAGCGGGGCAGACGCACCGTGATTGGGTTGGGCCGACGTACGATCCGGCCGTGTTCGCTGCTTGGCA
- a CDS encoding DUF6036 family nucleotidyltransferase, translated as MREVATSERIDRFLAALAQAATVPTTVYLVGGATAVLTGWRESTRDIDLIIRPESDSLLRAIPRLKDQLAINVEFAAPDHFIPVPPHWEERSPIVKRIGLLTVCHYDLTAQALAKIERSHLRDLADVRAMLKAGLVTVEGLRAAFTEAEADLYRYPAVDPESYRQALDEVISSAS; from the coding sequence ATGCGTGAGGTCGCTACCAGCGAACGGATTGATCGGTTTCTCGCGGCGCTCGCTCAGGCTGCCACCGTACCAACCACCGTATACTTGGTCGGCGGGGCCACGGCGGTTCTCACGGGTTGGCGCGAGAGCACGCGTGACATCGATCTCATCATCCGCCCCGAATCCGATTCGCTACTTCGCGCAATCCCTCGGCTGAAAGATCAGCTCGCGATCAACGTGGAGTTCGCGGCGCCTGACCATTTCATCCCGGTGCCACCGCACTGGGAGGAGCGCAGCCCCATCGTGAAACGCATCGGCTTGTTGACCGTGTGCCACTACGATCTTACGGCACAGGCCCTCGCCAAGATCGAACGAAGTCATCTGCGCGACCTCGCCGACGTGCGGGCCATGCTGAAGGCCGGTCTGGTAACCGTCGAGGGACTGCGGGCCGCATTCACCGAAGCCGAGGCTGATCTCTACCGCTACCCCGCGGTCGATCCGGAGAGCTATCGTCAGGCGCTTGATGAGGTCATCTCTTCCGCATCCTGA